A single Bacillus sp. HMF5848 DNA region contains:
- a CDS encoding fructose-6-phosphate aldolase, with protein sequence MINLLYYLDTASIDQIKRAFDLYPMSGVTTNPTIIARENTNFLGLLKEIREVIGTEKDLHVQVLSSTAEGMLEEARYLHEQIGGELYIKIPVTPQGIKAMKLLKKEGMNITATAIYTADQALMSAMAGADFVAPYVNRIDNISGNGVDVVSQIVTLLHNYGLDTMVLAASFKNIQQVHDVALCGGQSVTVNAEVMDGLLSHPLTDSSVTQFINDWENVYGKGKITNNL encoded by the coding sequence GTGATTAATTTGCTATATTACTTAGATACGGCATCAATAGACCAGATAAAAAGAGCATTTGACTTATATCCAATGTCAGGCGTCACAACAAATCCAACCATTATTGCAAGAGAAAACACTAATTTTCTAGGGCTTTTAAAAGAAATTCGTGAAGTAATAGGGACGGAGAAGGATCTTCACGTACAAGTACTAAGCTCAACTGCGGAAGGAATGTTAGAAGAAGCACGTTACCTTCATGAGCAAATAGGTGGGGAACTTTACATTAAAATCCCGGTGACTCCACAAGGAATTAAAGCAATGAAGCTTCTCAAAAAAGAAGGTATGAACATCACAGCTACTGCAATTTATACTGCAGATCAAGCATTAATGTCTGCTATGGCTGGTGCAGATTTTGTGGCACCTTATGTAAATCGTATTGATAATATTAGCGGGAATGGTGTCGATGTTGTATCACAAATTGTTACGCTACTGCATAACTATGGGCTTGACACCATGGTGTTAGCTGCATCCTTTAAAAACATTCAACAAGTCCATGATGTAGCTCTATGTGGAGGGCAATCTGTAACAGTCAATGCTGAGGTGATGGATGGTCTGCTTTCGCATCCATTAACTGACTCAAGTGTTACCCAATTTATAAATGATTGGGAAAATGTTTACGGTAAAGGAAAAATCACTAACAATTTATAA
- a CDS encoding phosphocarrier protein HPr — MVQHTFTITDELGIHARPATQLVTVATKYHSELALIYKEKSVNLKSIMGLLSLGIGKGAEITITAEGSDEVEALDGVSEVIKGGLGE; from the coding sequence ATGGTTCAACATACATTTACAATAACAGATGAATTAGGTATTCATGCAAGACCTGCTACACAGTTAGTGACAGTTGCTACTAAATATCATTCTGAGTTAGCTTTAATATACAAAGAAAAATCAGTCAACCTTAAATCTATAATGGGTTTATTATCACTTGGCATAGGCAAAGGTGCAGAAATTACAATCACAGCCGAAGGTTCAGACGAAGTTGAAGCGCTAGATGGTGTTAGTGAAGTTATTAAAGGTGGGTTAGGCGAATAA
- the ptsP gene encoding phosphoenolpyruvate--protein phosphotransferase encodes MSITITGIEASAGIAIAKALKITEAKLEVEKRQVASEIEEINRLSAALNQSVEELKAIKEKALEELGEDKAEIFSAHLLVIHDPELINPIQEKIKTEKVNAEYALKEVVTKFVAIFESMDNEYMRERAADIRDVTNRVLKHLLGVKSVSLADIHEEVIIIAEDLTPSDTAQLNRRFVKGFATDIGGRTSHSAIMARSMEIPAVVGMKTITEQVESGDVVIIDGMEGKLITNPSDKEVQEYLVKIKEYELQKEEWAKLVYASTVSKDGYHVELAANIGNPNDLETVLKNGAEGIGLYRTEFLYMDRNQLPTEDEQFESYKAVLEGMEGKPVVIRTLDIGGDKELPYLQLPKELNPFLGFRAIRLCLEQTDIFRTQLRALLRASVYGNLKIMFPMIATLEELRQAKAILEEERMKLKDKGITVSDTIEIGMMVEIPSAAISADTFAKEVDFFSIGTNDLIQYTMAADRMNEKVSYLYQPYHPSILRLVKLVIDAAHKQGKWVGMCGEMAGNPIAIRILLGMGLDEFSMSASSILSSRELISTLSKQKLSEVIEKLIQLSTEQEVAEFIKNVQSPVH; translated from the coding sequence ATGTCTATTACGATTACTGGAATTGAAGCTTCAGCAGGTATCGCCATTGCAAAGGCGCTCAAGATAACGGAAGCTAAGCTAGAGGTAGAAAAGCGGCAAGTCGCTTCTGAAATAGAAGAGATTAATAGGTTATCAGCTGCATTGAATCAATCCGTAGAAGAGCTAAAAGCAATTAAAGAAAAAGCTTTAGAAGAATTAGGTGAAGATAAAGCAGAAATTTTTTCTGCTCATCTGCTAGTCATTCATGATCCTGAGCTTATCAACCCTATTCAAGAAAAAATTAAAACAGAAAAAGTGAATGCAGAATATGCTTTAAAAGAAGTGGTCACAAAATTTGTAGCTATTTTCGAATCGATGGATAATGAATATATGAGAGAGAGAGCGGCTGATATTCGTGATGTCACCAACCGTGTTCTCAAGCATTTATTAGGTGTAAAATCTGTTTCACTTGCAGATATACATGAGGAAGTTATTATTATTGCAGAAGACTTAACACCATCGGACACAGCACAGTTAAATAGAAGATTCGTCAAAGGCTTTGCGACAGACATTGGTGGACGAACCTCTCACTCTGCTATTATGGCAAGATCTATGGAAATTCCAGCTGTGGTAGGGATGAAAACTATAACAGAGCAAGTTGAGTCTGGTGATGTTGTTATCATTGATGGGATGGAAGGGAAGTTGATTACTAATCCTTCAGATAAAGAAGTACAAGAGTATCTTGTGAAAATAAAAGAGTATGAGTTGCAAAAAGAAGAGTGGGCAAAGCTAGTTTACGCCTCAACCGTATCAAAAGATGGGTATCATGTTGAGCTAGCTGCAAATATAGGTAATCCAAATGATCTCGAGACGGTCTTGAAAAATGGTGCCGAGGGAATCGGATTGTATCGCACAGAATTTCTATATATGGATCGTAATCAACTTCCTACCGAAGATGAACAATTCGAGTCCTATAAAGCAGTATTAGAGGGTATGGAAGGTAAACCAGTAGTGATTCGTACATTAGATATAGGTGGAGATAAAGAACTACCGTACTTACAACTGCCTAAAGAACTAAATCCATTTTTAGGGTTCAGAGCTATTCGCCTCTGTTTAGAACAAACTGACATATTTCGTACTCAACTAAGAGCATTACTGCGAGCAAGTGTATATGGAAATTTGAAAATTATGTTTCCGATGATTGCCACACTAGAAGAACTTCGACAAGCAAAAGCAATCCTTGAAGAAGAACGAATGAAGCTTAAAGATAAAGGTATTACGGTGTCCGATACCATTGAGATTGGCATGATGGTTGAAATACCATCAGCGGCTATTTCAGCAGATACGTTTGCAAAAGAAGTCGATTTCTTCAGCATTGGTACAAATGATTTAATTCAATATACAATGGCAGCTGATCGAATGAATGAAAAAGTCTCTTATTTATACCAACCGTATCATCCTTCGATACTAAGACTTGTGAAGTTAGTGATAGACGCTGCACATAAACAAGGGAAATGGGTGGGTATGTGTGGTGAGATGGCAGGAAACCCAATTGCCATTCGAATTTTACTTGGTATGGGATTAGATGAATTTAGTATGAGTGCAAGCTCTATCTTATCATCAAGGGAGTTAATCTCTACACTGTCAAAGCAGAAACTGAGTGAAGTAATAGAGAAACTTATACAACTAAGTACAGAACAAGAAGTAGCAGAATTTATAAAAAACGTACAATCTCCTGTACATTAG
- a CDS encoding methyl-accepting chemotaxis protein translates to MFGRKKIKENMAPIEIKSENEGRFAATLALHSFKSSDHQQLLEIHKIIEPNLNQLYTILESYIAKISNDSKMDESITASYLSNFFSMQRDDAYIQNVVSFYEALSNIDASFPKLGAVYSNLLISLQSALINSKRLSPTKYKQYLQVLQRAVAVDQQIIMELYSEQLLEGVTTGIVDIMDKNAEIMFIKDLITSLEKQDHDITSATSATEEMTATIEEVASTVSSVSEKTYVSVEKAEDGYRVFNKALNEIVESNKNFESIVKNFANLQQNIATIEEVVSLINGIADQTSLLALNASIEAARAGEHGKGFAVVATEVRKLADDTVNSIQRVNENVNSLRFFSKEVEESINSTSIVINKATKEATASLPILSEITTLVGDINQATSNTAASAEEQAAAIDEIAHRMASIADLTSNVHSLGVNTGEAIYALSKTIDAFRKGITTGRNVSLTTKALLNLSKADHILWKWRVYNMFLGLETINPEDVASHQDCRLGKWYFNNKVQEQFKGKPEFRLLDAPHKIVHDSARRAAQSFAAGDIASAEQHLQTLEQASKEVLHNIDVLINDVGEKNLNYM, encoded by the coding sequence ATGTTTGGCAGAAAAAAGATAAAAGAAAATATGGCTCCAATAGAAATAAAAAGTGAAAACGAGGGGAGATTTGCGGCCACACTTGCATTACATTCCTTTAAAAGCTCGGACCATCAGCAACTTTTAGAAATACATAAAATTATTGAACCTAATCTAAATCAACTATATACAATCCTTGAGTCATACATAGCTAAAATTTCAAATGATTCAAAAATGGATGAATCCATTACAGCGTCCTACTTATCTAATTTTTTTAGTATGCAACGTGACGATGCATACATACAAAACGTTGTATCGTTTTATGAAGCGTTATCCAACATTGATGCATCGTTTCCTAAGCTTGGGGCAGTGTACAGTAATTTACTTATCTCGTTACAATCAGCACTTATAAACAGTAAAAGGCTGAGTCCCACAAAGTACAAGCAGTATTTACAAGTATTACAAAGAGCAGTTGCTGTTGATCAACAGATAATAATGGAACTATACTCTGAGCAGTTGTTAGAAGGAGTAACAACTGGGATTGTCGATATAATGGATAAAAATGCTGAGATTATGTTTATTAAAGATTTAATAACAAGTCTTGAAAAGCAAGACCATGACATTACTAGTGCAACATCAGCGACAGAAGAAATGACGGCTACAATTGAGGAAGTCGCATCCACCGTATCAAGTGTGTCAGAGAAAACGTACGTGTCTGTAGAAAAAGCAGAAGATGGATATAGAGTTTTTAATAAAGCTCTAAATGAGATTGTTGAATCAAATAAAAATTTCGAATCGATAGTTAAAAATTTTGCGAATCTACAACAAAATATTGCAACTATTGAAGAAGTCGTCTCTTTAATTAATGGAATTGCCGATCAGACAAGTTTACTAGCTCTTAATGCTTCGATCGAGGCAGCTCGTGCAGGTGAACATGGCAAGGGCTTTGCGGTTGTAGCGACAGAAGTACGAAAGCTAGCTGATGACACAGTAAATTCTATTCAAAGAGTTAATGAAAATGTAAATAGTCTAAGGTTCTTTTCGAAAGAAGTGGAGGAATCAATCAACTCTACATCAATAGTCATTAACAAGGCTACGAAAGAAGCAACAGCTTCACTGCCGATATTGTCTGAAATCACAACCTTGGTAGGAGACATCAATCAAGCAACTTCAAACACAGCAGCTAGTGCCGAAGAACAGGCTGCAGCCATAGATGAAATTGCACATCGAATGGCATCTATTGCTGATTTAACAAGCAATGTTCATTCTTTAGGTGTGAATACAGGAGAAGCTATTTATGCGTTGAGTAAAACAATTGATGCTTTTAGAAAAGGTATTACCACAGGTCGCAATGTAAGTTTAACCACGAAAGCTCTATTGAATCTATCAAAAGCGGATCATATACTTTGGAAGTGGCGTGTATATAATATGTTCCTCGGTCTAGAAACAATAAATCCAGAGGATGTGGCATCACATCAAGATTGTCGACTCGGTAAATGGTATTTTAACAATAAAGTGCAAGAACAATTTAAGGGTAAACCAGAATTTAGACTTTTAGATGCTCCACATAAGATAGTTCATGATTCGGCAAGGAGAGCGGCTCAATCCTTTGCAGCAGGAGATATAGCATCTGCGGAACAACACCTACAGACATTAGAACAAGCTTCAAAAGAAGTGTTGCATAATATTGATGTGTTGATCAACGATGTAGGAGAGAAAAATTTAAATTATATGTAA
- a CDS encoding FMN-dependent NADH-azoreductase produces the protein MTNVLFIKANSRPFEQAVSVKLYQTFLDSYKATNPEDNATELDLFEEKLPYYDLNMINGMFKLSKGMELTSDEKAATDIVNRYLNQFLAADKIVFAFPLWNFTVPAVLHTYLDYLGQAGKTFRYTANGPEGLLSSKEVVLLNARGGVYSEGPAQSIEMAVNYVTAILNFWGIENIKTVIIEGHNQFPDKAEAIIEKGLTEAKEVALAF, from the coding sequence ATGACAAATGTATTATTTATAAAAGCAAATTCTAGACCCTTTGAACAGGCTGTTAGTGTAAAGCTATACCAAACATTCCTTGATAGCTACAAAGCAACAAATCCTGAGGACAATGCGACTGAGCTTGATCTATTCGAAGAAAAACTTCCGTATTACGATTTAAATATGATTAACGGCATGTTTAAACTATCAAAAGGGATGGAATTAACTAGCGATGAAAAAGCCGCAACAGATATTGTAAATCGCTATTTAAATCAATTTTTAGCAGCAGATAAAATTGTATTTGCCTTCCCACTGTGGAACTTTACTGTTCCCGCTGTTTTACACACATATTTAGACTATTTAGGACAAGCCGGTAAGACTTTCCGCTATACAGCGAATGGACCCGAAGGCTTACTTTCTTCGAAGGAAGTAGTACTGTTAAACGCAAGAGGTGGTGTATACTCAGAAGGACCAGCTCAATCAATCGAGATGGCTGTTAATTATGTAACTGCTATACTAAACTTCTGGGGAATTGAGAATATTAAAACTGTCATTATAGAAGGACATAATCAATTCCCTGACAAAGCAGAAGCCATTATAGAAAAAGGACTTACTGAAGCAAAAGAAGTAGCCCTAGCTTTTTAA
- a CDS encoding NAD(P)/FAD-dependent oxidoreductase, with the protein MYDIVIIGSGPAGSSAAIFSAKAGKKTIVLDNGKSMTNRAWVENHYGVSEIEGPELIKVGKQQAEKFGAEFVSDTVTNVSQVDGGFKVQSEKNEYTAKHVLFASGALTDLAENMGLTLIPGTEPRIKTIIDVDKEGRTNIGGIWAAGTVAGVSVHTIITAGHGAAVAINIISELNGERYVDHDILK; encoded by the coding sequence ATGTATGATATTGTAATTATTGGTAGTGGACCTGCCGGTTCAAGCGCTGCGATTTTCTCAGCAAAAGCAGGTAAAAAGACAATAGTACTAGATAACGGAAAAAGCATGACCAACCGTGCATGGGTAGAAAACCATTACGGAGTTTCCGAAATAGAAGGGCCAGAACTTATTAAAGTAGGCAAACAACAGGCTGAAAAATTCGGGGCTGAGTTTGTCTCTGATACCGTCACAAACGTTTCGCAAGTAGATGGTGGATTTAAAGTTCAATCTGAGAAAAATGAATATACCGCAAAGCATGTTCTGTTTGCTTCCGGAGCACTGACAGATCTTGCTGAGAACATGGGGCTAACACTCATCCCTGGCACAGAACCTAGAATAAAAACAATTATTGATGTAGACAAAGAAGGTCGCACAAATATTGGTGGGATTTGGGCTGCAGGAACTGTTGCTGGTGTTAGTGTGCATACAATCATTACAGCAGGACATGGTGCAGCAGTTGCCATTAATATCATTAGTGAGCTAAATGGTGAACGTTACGTTGATCATGACATTTTAAAGTAA
- a CDS encoding MarR family winged helix-turn-helix transcriptional regulator translates to MINLKLSIHDYISIKIHHTDLKLTGFIKSKLEPFNLAPEQNLIMMLLWEKDGLTQNQIVESLDKDKTNIARMAANLENKDFIKRVQCNNDRRSVRLYLTDKGKKLGEKVIPIAEEFNAIVCKGITEEELLQVEKVLSKMNANVQNLND, encoded by the coding sequence GTGATTAATTTGAAATTAAGTATTCATGATTACATTAGTATTAAAATTCATCATACCGATTTAAAATTGACGGGATTCATCAAGTCAAAGCTTGAACCATTTAATCTTGCACCTGAGCAAAATTTAATCATGATGTTGCTATGGGAAAAGGATGGCTTGACTCAGAACCAAATTGTTGAAAGCTTGGATAAAGACAAAACAAACATTGCCCGAATGGCCGCAAACTTAGAAAATAAAGACTTTATCAAACGAGTTCAATGTAACAACGATCGACGGTCGGTTCGACTTTATCTCACAGATAAAGGAAAAAAGCTCGGTGAAAAAGTAATCCCAATTGCAGAGGAATTTAATGCCATCGTATGTAAAGGCATTACAGAAGAAGAACTTCTACAAGTAGAAAAGGTACTTTCAAAAATGAACGCAAATGTACAAAATTTGAATGATTAA
- a CDS encoding DUF6376 family protein — translation MKKVYVFFIVLVTFVLSGCSFLGEVNKSLQYVEEATQHITTLTNFAEEAPRLIQEAATDEAVRADLENRLKTLREDIEQFNGIDAPAIARDIHDKIVQQNEAIKAEIDKVLENGQLVIDAIENSQLIQTINEITELLNQLEQLNI, via the coding sequence TTGAAGAAAGTATATGTATTTTTTATAGTGTTAGTAACCTTTGTGTTAAGTGGCTGTTCGTTTTTAGGTGAAGTAAATAAATCGCTACAGTATGTTGAAGAGGCAACGCAGCATATAACTACTTTAACAAACTTTGCCGAAGAAGCTCCAAGACTAATTCAAGAAGCTGCAACTGATGAGGCTGTTAGAGCAGATTTAGAGAATAGATTGAAAACATTGCGGGAAGACATTGAGCAATTTAATGGCATTGATGCTCCTGCTATTGCACGAGACATTCACGACAAAATTGTGCAGCAAAACGAAGCAATAAAAGCAGAGATTGATAAAGTGTTAGAGAACGGTCAATTAGTAATAGATGCAATTGAAAATTCGCAGCTCATTCAAACAATTAATGAGATAACCGAGCTTTTAAATCAGTTAGAACAACTTAATATATAA
- a CDS encoding methyl-accepting chemotaxis protein encodes MTQSIQEIAYGTEQQVKQAESSTIATNDMTKSIHFIAESSTAVYDSSNLASIAAETGSEAIFKSMEQMDSIQRIVSDAGSKVKQLDSLSHDIGQIINVITNIAEQTNLLALNAAIEAARAGEAGKGFAVVADEVRKLAEGSKESAIKITHLIEEIQLNTTETVECMNKGHDEVQAGLVLVNEAGEAFKGISRSVQQVNNQIQEVTEASKQLASGTEVIVSSIESLANISKESSSASQNVAASSQEQLAAIEEIASSAENLATTAEKLQSLVSRLKS; translated from the coding sequence ATGACGCAATCAATCCAGGAGATTGCTTATGGAACTGAACAACAAGTTAAACAAGCCGAAAGTAGCACCATTGCAACAAATGACATGACAAAAAGTATTCATTTTATCGCCGAGTCCTCTACAGCCGTTTACGACTCATCTAATTTAGCATCAATAGCTGCTGAGACTGGGAGTGAAGCAATTTTTAAATCTATGGAACAAATGGACTCGATTCAGAGAATCGTTAGTGATGCTGGATCAAAGGTAAAGCAGCTTGATTCTCTCTCCCATGATATTGGTCAAATTATAAATGTTATTACAAATATTGCAGAACAAACAAATTTACTAGCCTTGAATGCAGCCATTGAAGCGGCTCGTGCAGGAGAAGCTGGAAAAGGGTTTGCGGTTGTTGCAGATGAGGTTAGAAAATTAGCGGAGGGATCAAAGGAGTCTGCTATAAAAATTACACACTTAATTGAGGAGATACAATTAAATACAACAGAAACTGTGGAGTGTATGAATAAGGGGCATGATGAAGTGCAAGCAGGTCTCGTCTTAGTGAATGAAGCAGGGGAAGCGTTTAAAGGGATTTCTAGATCTGTGCAACAAGTAAACAATCAGATTCAAGAAGTGACCGAGGCATCTAAACAGCTTGCCTCTGGAACGGAAGTAATTGTTTCATCTATTGAAAGCCTAGCGAATATCTCAAAAGAGTCTTCTTCAGCTTCTCAAAATGTGGCAGCGTCCTCACAAGAACAGTTAGCCGCGATTGAAGAGATAGCATCATCAGCCGAGAATCTTGCTACTACTGCCGAAAAATTACAAAGTTTAGTTAGTAGACTTAAGTCTTAA
- a CDS encoding CBO0543 family protein: MFTLVRKKEKASITFLFTTTLISLFLLPFAIAKRPIKDWLIVYLVSSVGNSFIDKILVSRGYLKYKIRPLPSIFKIHLPFDHIYYPLMLLYYNQWTLNSKPIGYILKLFPFVIPQVFIETFAERNTRLISWRRGWTWYHSLISLIIKLLACRGIIGGIRVLNKNGLSFK; the protein is encoded by the coding sequence GTGTTCACCTTGGTCCGAAAAAAAGAAAAAGCATCGATTACGTTTCTTTTTACAACCACACTAATTTCACTATTTTTACTTCCTTTTGCTATCGCAAAGCGCCCTATTAAGGATTGGCTTATTGTATATCTCGTTAGTTCTGTTGGCAACTCATTTATAGATAAAATCCTTGTTTCTCGAGGATATTTAAAATATAAAATACGACCTCTCCCAAGTATATTTAAGATTCATTTACCCTTTGACCATATCTACTATCCATTAATGTTACTTTATTACAATCAGTGGACTCTAAATAGTAAACCAATAGGGTATATATTAAAACTGTTTCCTTTTGTTATACCACAAGTCTTTATCGAAACATTTGCCGAAAGAAATACTCGTCTCATTTCTTGGCGAAGAGGATGGACATGGTATCACTCACTCATAAGCTTAATAATAAAGCTGTTAGCATGTAGGGGTATAATCGGTGGCATAAGGGTATTAAATAAAAATGGTTTGTCTTTCAAATAA
- a CDS encoding methyl-accepting chemotaxis protein, with amino-acid sequence MQVASSSEELYASAEQSTKASEQVTLITQESAEGAERQLQSVNEVSSSMEQMSAGIQQIAKNSEEMEQVSQSASTTTEQGTVKVEEVVSQMREISVSVSETALLIKALDQKTDQIENIVGLITDIADQTNLLALNAAIEAARAGEGGKGFAVVAAEVRKLAEESRVSASQISHTIQEIQIDTSKAVDSMTDNMDKVEDGITYVDEVKTSFDSISGAMTDVSKKVHEVVAAVQQIASVSEHIVTAVDGVKEIAESSARASQESSAATEEQLATMEEVSASSQSLSKLADNLQGLMAKFKM; translated from the coding sequence ATGCAGGTTGCGTCCTCATCAGAAGAACTATATGCTAGTGCTGAACAAAGTACGAAAGCTTCTGAGCAAGTGACCCTAATTACACAAGAGTCAGCAGAGGGAGCAGAGCGACAATTGCAAAGTGTTAATGAGGTATCTAGTTCTATGGAGCAAATGTCCGCAGGGATACAGCAAATTGCAAAAAACAGTGAGGAAATGGAACAAGTTTCTCAATCAGCTTCTACTACCACTGAACAAGGTACTGTCAAGGTAGAAGAAGTGGTGAGTCAGATGAGGGAAATTTCAGTGTCTGTATCCGAGACTGCATTGTTAATAAAAGCGCTTGATCAGAAAACAGACCAAATTGAAAATATTGTAGGTTTAATTACGGACATTGCGGACCAAACGAATCTTCTAGCATTGAATGCAGCTATTGAAGCGGCTAGAGCAGGTGAGGGAGGAAAAGGATTCGCAGTCGTAGCAGCCGAGGTGCGGAAGTTAGCGGAAGAGTCTAGAGTATCAGCCTCTCAAATCTCTCATACGATCCAAGAAATTCAAATTGATACGTCAAAAGCAGTAGATTCTATGACCGATAACATGGACAAGGTAGAGGACGGTATTACATATGTAGATGAAGTAAAAACATCTTTTGACTCTATTTCAGGTGCCATGACAGATGTTTCTAAAAAAGTGCATGAAGTAGTAGCAGCCGTTCAACAAATAGCAAGCGTTTCAGAGCATATTGTGACAGCTGTGGATGGAGTGAAAGAAATCGCTGAATCGTCCGCAAGAGCAAGCCAAGAAAGCTCGGCAGCAACAGAAGAACAACTTGCTACAATGGAAGAAGTATCTGCTTCTAGTCAGTCTTTATCCAAACTAGCTGACAATTTGCAAGGGCTCATGGCAAAGTTTAAAATGTAG
- a CDS encoding M2 family metallopeptidase — protein MSVNKFLLEQNEIIRELHISRAESSWMASTTGDAEWNQKTAKAQTDLNLYYANKERFQQVEQFLAQDIDNPLHKRQLEILHASMVKNQLPEEDLKEMIDISTELIGVFNTFRATLDGEQVSENDIRQILIKSNNLELRERAWHASKQIGHEVEEKLLTLIRKRNETARALGYEDYHQMSFESQELDREYVFNTFNELKELSDEPFRQLKLEMDEELAARFQVAVEDLRPWHYADPFFQEAPPSKDLDLDPFYEGKSLEDLTVSTFKSMGMDITDMIEKSDLYPRDKKNQHAFCTDINRDGDVRVLCNNVESDYWSVTMLHEFGHAVYFKYIDRELPFILRAPAHTLTTEAIAMLYGRMGKDPNWMQRFLGVSQEQVEALTPQINQSLRRQMLIAARWIMTFAFFERELYKNPDQDLNSLWWSIVEEVQFVNPPENRSYPHWAAKIHFTLVPVYYQNYLLGELTTSQLERYIEKNICNDLFNIKVGDFLVNEFFAPGAKDHWNTKIEKATGEKLNPIHFVEQFVNGK, from the coding sequence ATGAGTGTGAATAAATTCTTACTAGAACAAAATGAAATAATACGAGAATTGCATATTTCTAGAGCTGAATCATCGTGGATGGCTTCAACAACAGGAGATGCTGAATGGAATCAAAAGACGGCAAAAGCACAAACAGACTTAAATCTTTACTACGCAAACAAAGAGCGTTTCCAACAAGTCGAACAATTTCTAGCGCAAGACATTGATAACCCATTACATAAACGTCAACTTGAAATCCTACACGCAAGCATGGTGAAAAATCAACTCCCAGAAGAAGATTTAAAAGAGATGATAGACATATCAACAGAATTAATTGGTGTTTTTAACACGTTTCGTGCAACACTTGATGGTGAACAAGTTTCTGAAAATGATATTCGTCAGATTCTTATTAAAAGCAATAATCTAGAGCTAAGAGAACGGGCATGGCATGCCAGTAAACAAATAGGACATGAAGTAGAAGAAAAGCTACTTACTCTTATTCGAAAAAGAAACGAAACGGCTCGTGCCCTCGGCTACGAGGATTATCACCAAATGAGCTTTGAATCACAGGAACTGGACAGAGAGTATGTCTTTAACACGTTCAACGAGTTAAAAGAATTATCCGATGAGCCCTTCCGCCAACTAAAATTAGAGATGGATGAAGAGCTTGCTGCACGTTTCCAAGTAGCAGTAGAAGACTTACGCCCGTGGCATTATGCGGACCCTTTTTTCCAAGAAGCACCGCCATCAAAGGACTTAGATCTAGATCCTTTTTATGAAGGAAAAAGTCTTGAAGACTTGACGGTTTCTACTTTCAAAAGCATGGGAATGGATATTACAGACATGATTGAGAAAAGTGATTTGTATCCTCGCGATAAAAAAAACCAACATGCTTTCTGTACCGACATAAACCGTGACGGCGACGTTCGCGTGTTATGTAACAATGTTGAATCTGACTATTGGTCTGTCACAATGCTACATGAATTTGGTCATGCCGTGTATTTTAAATATATAGATCGTGAATTGCCTTTCATTTTAAGAGCACCGGCACATACACTTACTACTGAAGCTATTGCTATGCTTTACGGTCGTATGGGTAAAGACCCTAATTGGATGCAGAGATTCTTAGGTGTTAGCCAAGAGCAAGTTGAGGCATTAACACCACAAATAAATCAGTCATTACGACGACAAATGTTGATTGCCGCACGTTGGATTATGACGTTCGCTTTCTTTGAGCGTGAATTATATAAAAATCCAGACCAAGACCTAAATTCATTATGGTGGAGCATCGTGGAAGAGGTACAGTTTGTCAATCCTCCTGAAAACAGAAGCTATCCACACTGGGCTGCAAAAATTCATTTTACGCTTGTTCCTGTATATTACCAAAACTATTTATTAGGAGAACTAACTACTTCTCAGCTTGAGCGATATATTGAAAAAAATATATGTAACGATTTATTCAACATTAAAGTCGGTGACTTTCTCGTAAACGAGTTCTTTGCTCCTGGGGCAAAAGACCACTGGAACACGAAAATTGAGAAGGCTACGGGTGAGAAATTAAATCCAATTCATTTCGTGGAGCAATTTGTGAATGGGAAGTAG